The following are from one region of the Actinoplanes sp. L3-i22 genome:
- a CDS encoding glycerate kinase, producing MRVLICPDKFAGTLSAPEVAQAVADGWSVPSDELVLRPIADGGPGFVEVLATALPGRRIPVTTVDPLGRPARGEILHAGGIAYVESAQACGLHLLTTEERNPNTTTSYGLGLLLAAAVETGATQVVVGLGGSAVNDAGAGMLAALGAAPIDAAGYALPYGGAPLIAAAALGGVPQLRQVALVAATDVDNPLTGLHGASNVFGPQKGATREDVLRLDAALEHFSAVLEKAFDLEGLAARPGAGAAGGLGAALIALGARVTSGIGLVSNLIGLDRELDAADLVITGEGSFDHQSLRGKVVAGIAAGARDRGLPCVVLAGRNETGHREASAAGVTETHTLVEHFGSTEQAMTEPARGLRELAERLSRQWSR from the coding sequence GTGCGCGTACTGATCTGTCCGGACAAGTTCGCCGGCACCCTTTCCGCCCCCGAAGTCGCCCAGGCCGTCGCCGACGGGTGGTCCGTCCCCTCCGACGAGCTGGTGCTGCGCCCGATCGCCGACGGCGGCCCGGGCTTCGTCGAGGTCCTCGCGACCGCGCTGCCCGGCCGCCGGATCCCGGTCACCACCGTCGATCCACTGGGGCGGCCGGCCCGCGGCGAGATCCTGCACGCCGGCGGGATCGCCTATGTCGAGAGCGCCCAGGCCTGCGGCCTGCACCTGCTGACGACCGAAGAACGAAACCCCAACACCACCACGTCGTACGGCCTGGGCCTGCTGCTCGCCGCGGCGGTCGAGACCGGCGCCACCCAGGTGGTCGTCGGGCTGGGCGGCTCGGCGGTCAACGACGCCGGCGCCGGCATGCTCGCCGCGCTCGGCGCCGCCCCGATCGACGCCGCGGGGTACGCGCTGCCCTACGGCGGCGCCCCGCTGATCGCCGCCGCGGCGCTCGGTGGCGTCCCGCAGCTGCGCCAGGTCGCCCTGGTCGCGGCGACCGACGTGGACAATCCGCTGACCGGCCTGCACGGCGCCAGTAACGTCTTCGGCCCGCAGAAGGGCGCGACCCGGGAGGACGTGCTGCGGCTCGACGCTGCCCTGGAGCACTTCTCCGCCGTACTGGAGAAGGCATTTGATCTTGAAGGTCTGGCCGCTCGGCCCGGAGCCGGCGCGGCCGGTGGGCTCGGCGCCGCGCTGATCGCCCTCGGCGCCCGGGTCACCTCCGGGATCGGCCTGGTCAGCAACCTGATCGGGCTGGACCGGGAGCTGGACGCGGCGGACCTGGTGATCACCGGCGAGGGCAGCTTCGACCACCAGTCGCTGCGCGGCAAGGTGGTGGCCGGGATCGCGGCCGGCGCGCGCGACCGCGGCCTGCCGTGCGTGGTGCTGGCCGGGCGCAACGAGACCGGGCACCGGGAGGCCTCGGCGGCCGGCGTGACCGAGACGCACACCCTGGTCGAACATTTCGGTTCCACCGAGCAGGCGATGACCGAACCGGCTCGCGGCCTGCGGGAACTGGCCGAACGTCTGTCCCGGCAATGGAGTAGGTGA
- a CDS encoding sulfurtransferase TusA family protein: MITLDCLGQKCPLPIIKLARAMPGVAVGEIVRVLADDPAAANDIPAWCRMKGQEFVGGHGHSFDVRRIS, translated from the coding sequence GTGATCACGCTGGACTGCCTGGGGCAGAAGTGCCCGCTGCCGATCATCAAGCTGGCCCGGGCGATGCCGGGGGTGGCGGTCGGCGAGATCGTCCGGGTGCTGGCGGACGATCCGGCCGCGGCCAACGACATCCCCGCCTGGTGCCGGATGAAGGGCCAGGAGTTCGTCGGCGGCCACGGCCACTCGTTCGACGTGCGCAGGATCAGCTAG
- a CDS encoding carbohydrate kinase family protein has protein sequence MKIAVTGSIATDHLMHFPGRFADQLIADQLHKVSLSFLVDDLVVRRGGIAPNIAFGMGKLGLRPILVGAVGADFADYRSWLERHGVDCDSVHVSEVAHTARFVCTTDDDLNQIASFYAGAMSEARNIELAPVFDRAGGLDLVLISANDPAAMLRHSAECRARGYKFAADPSQQLARVDGSDVLGLIRGAEFLLCNEYERSLLESKSGLSSDQVLDEVKIRVTTLGKDGVEITGKGIERIHVPVVPDVLGEDPTGVGDGFRAGFFSGLSWGLGLERAAQVGSLVAALVLETVGTQEYDIKPTDFIKRFTAAYGDEAAAEITPHLPA, from the coding sequence ATGAAGATCGCCGTCACCGGCTCGATCGCCACCGATCACCTGATGCACTTCCCGGGCCGGTTCGCTGACCAGCTCATCGCCGACCAGTTGCACAAGGTGTCGCTGTCGTTCCTCGTCGACGACCTGGTCGTGCGCCGTGGCGGCATCGCCCCCAACATCGCGTTCGGGATGGGCAAGCTGGGCCTGCGGCCGATCCTGGTGGGCGCGGTCGGCGCCGACTTCGCGGACTACCGGTCCTGGCTCGAGCGGCACGGGGTGGACTGTGACTCGGTGCACGTCAGCGAGGTGGCGCACACCGCCCGGTTCGTCTGCACCACCGACGACGACCTGAACCAGATCGCCTCGTTCTACGCCGGCGCGATGTCCGAGGCCCGCAACATCGAGCTGGCCCCGGTCTTCGACCGCGCGGGCGGCCTCGACCTGGTGCTGATCAGCGCCAACGACCCGGCCGCGATGCTGCGCCACTCGGCGGAGTGCCGGGCCCGCGGCTACAAGTTCGCCGCCGACCCCTCGCAGCAGCTGGCCCGGGTCGACGGGTCGGACGTGCTGGGCCTGATCCGCGGCGCCGAGTTCCTGCTCTGCAACGAGTACGAGCGCTCCCTGCTCGAGTCCAAGTCCGGCCTCAGCTCCGACCAGGTGCTGGACGAGGTCAAGATCCGGGTCACCACGCTCGGCAAGGACGGCGTGGAGATCACCGGCAAGGGGATCGAGCGGATCCACGTCCCGGTCGTCCCGGACGTGCTCGGCGAGGACCCGACCGGCGTCGGCGACGGCTTCCGGGCCGGCTTCTTCTCCGGCCTCTCCTGGGGTCTGGGCCTGGAGCGGGCCGCCCAGGTCGGCTCGCTGGTCGCCGCCCTGGTGCTGGAGACCGTCGGCACCCAGGAGTACGACATCAAGCCCACCGACTTCATCAAGCGGTTCACCGCGGCGTACGGCGACGAGGCCGCTGCCGAGATCACCCCGCACCTGCCGGCCTGA
- a CDS encoding ATP-binding cassette domain-containing protein: MIKTKDLQKSFDVRVKSGRFRREKRVVEAVAGVSLEIAAGEMVGYIGPNGAGKSTTLKMLTGVLTPSGGEVEVCGLRPVPQRTRLALSIGVVFGQRSQLWWDLPLHESFALLRHIYRVPAAEHRDRLRRCRDLLDLDDFLDTPVRQLSLGQRMRGELTAALLHGPRVLFLDEPTIGLDVVSKQAVRSFLAELGATGAVTLVLTTHDLADIERLCERLVVIDHGRVVHDGTIDALHLRYGSRRSLVADLSAPLPDGFELAGATLVGVEADRHRVTFALDGLTAGAAVAELVAAVSIRDLSVVEPDIEDVVAKLYAATDAP, from the coding sequence ATGATCAAAACCAAAGACCTGCAAAAATCCTTCGACGTACGGGTGAAGAGCGGCCGTTTCCGCCGGGAGAAACGCGTCGTCGAGGCGGTCGCCGGAGTCTCGCTGGAGATCGCCGCGGGGGAGATGGTCGGCTACATCGGCCCGAACGGCGCCGGCAAGTCGACCACCCTGAAGATGCTGACCGGCGTGCTCACCCCGTCCGGTGGCGAGGTCGAGGTGTGCGGCCTGCGTCCGGTCCCGCAGCGCACCAGGCTGGCGCTGAGCATCGGCGTGGTCTTCGGTCAGCGCTCGCAGCTCTGGTGGGATCTGCCGCTGCACGAGTCGTTCGCCCTGCTCCGGCACATCTACCGGGTCCCGGCCGCGGAGCACCGCGACCGGCTGCGCCGCTGCCGCGACCTGCTCGACCTGGACGACTTCCTGGACACCCCGGTCCGGCAGCTGTCGCTGGGGCAGCGGATGCGCGGCGAGCTGACCGCGGCGCTGCTGCACGGCCCGCGGGTGCTGTTCCTGGACGAGCCGACGATCGGCCTCGACGTGGTCAGCAAGCAGGCGGTCCGCTCGTTCCTGGCCGAGCTCGGCGCGACCGGCGCCGTCACGCTCGTGCTGACCACCCACGATCTGGCCGACATCGAGCGGCTCTGCGAGCGCCTGGTGGTGATCGACCACGGGCGGGTGGTGCACGACGGGACGATCGACGCGCTGCACCTCCGCTACGGCTCCCGGCGCAGCCTGGTCGCCGACCTGTCGGCGCCGCTCCCGGACGGGTTCGAGCTGGCCGGCGCGACCCTGGTCGGCGTCGAGGCGGACCGGCACCGGGTGACCTTCGCCCTGGACGGCCTGACCGCCGGGGCGGCCGTCGCCGAGCTGGTCGCGGCGGTCTCGATCCGTGACCTGTCGGTCGTCGAGCCGGACATCGAGGACGTGGTGGCCAAGCTCTACGCGGCTACCGATGCTCCATGA
- a CDS encoding DUF3043 domain-containing protein: MSPLFRRKAADLVEDATASVTDEASADNRRKNYTPSKKELGVVTPKRAPQGRRVEAAPADRKEAMKQMRERQRTERAEASAGMRNGDERYLLARDRGPERSLVRDIVDSRRTVGSFFIAGAVIVMVGSLVRSDAVRLASNLLWALLALAVIVDSIFITQRIKKTVKTRFPSSDQRMGGLYLYGVMRALTFRRMRVPKPKVDLGAKI, translated from the coding sequence GTGTCCCCGCTGTTTCGCCGTAAGGCTGCCGACCTCGTCGAAGACGCCACCGCCTCGGTAACTGACGAGGCGTCGGCCGACAACCGCCGCAAGAACTACACGCCCAGCAAGAAAGAGCTCGGCGTGGTCACGCCGAAGCGCGCCCCGCAGGGCCGCCGGGTCGAGGCGGCGCCGGCCGACCGCAAAGAAGCCATGAAGCAGATGCGCGAGCGGCAGCGGACCGAGCGCGCCGAGGCCTCCGCGGGCATGCGCAACGGCGACGAGCGGTACCTGCTGGCCCGCGACCGCGGCCCGGAGCGCTCACTGGTCCGCGACATCGTCGACTCGCGGCGCACGGTCGGCTCGTTCTTCATCGCCGGCGCGGTGATCGTGATGGTCGGCTCGCTGGTGCGGAGCGATGCGGTCCGGTTGGCCAGCAACCTGCTGTGGGCGCTGCTCGCCCTCGCCGTGATCGTCGACAGCATCTTCATCACCCAGCGGATCAAGAAGACCGTGAAGACCCGCTTCCCGAGCTCGGACCAGCGGATGGGCGGGCTCTACCTGTACGGCGTGATGCGCGCGCTGACCTTCCGCCGGATGCGGGTCCCGAAGCCGAAGGTCGACCTCGGCGCGAAGATCTGA
- a CDS encoding AzlD domain-containing protein produces the protein MLIAAIVALGVGTYAMRLTGVLLRDRLELSPTVQRLLPMAAAALLAALAGTAALMAGTAFAGVARPAGVAVGVLLAWRKAPFVVVVVAAAATAALLRLAGVP, from the coding sequence ATGTTGATCGCCGCGATCGTCGCCCTGGGCGTCGGCACCTACGCCATGCGCCTGACCGGTGTCCTGCTCCGCGACCGGCTGGAGCTCTCGCCGACCGTCCAGCGCCTGCTCCCGATGGCCGCCGCCGCGCTGCTGGCCGCCCTGGCCGGGACCGCCGCGCTGATGGCCGGCACCGCGTTCGCCGGCGTCGCCCGGCCCGCCGGGGTGGCCGTCGGTGTCCTCCTGGCCTGGCGCAAGGCCCCGTTCGTCGTGGTCGTGGTGGCCGCCGCGGCCACCGCCGCGCTGCTGCGGCTGGCCGGCGTGCCGTAA
- a CDS encoding ATP-binding protein, with amino-acid sequence MVLAVFAGLPGVGKSTLAGAVATQLPAAVLAVDVVDFTLQRYAVHETRPGYAAYGVVAALAEEQLKIGHHVIIDAVNPVKAARDLWVDLAERMAVPLRVVEVVCGDDTEHRRRVEARFESRDHDGVPDWVRVLERQSEYEPYLGPRLVVDTFLAKDPVPQVVGYLS; translated from the coding sequence ATGGTTCTAGCGGTTTTCGCCGGCCTCCCCGGGGTCGGCAAGAGCACCCTGGCCGGCGCCGTCGCGACACAGTTGCCGGCCGCGGTGCTCGCCGTCGACGTCGTCGACTTCACCCTGCAGCGCTACGCCGTCCACGAGACCCGGCCCGGGTACGCCGCGTACGGCGTGGTCGCCGCCCTGGCCGAGGAGCAGCTCAAGATCGGCCACCACGTGATCATCGACGCGGTGAACCCGGTCAAGGCCGCCCGTGACCTCTGGGTCGACCTGGCCGAGCGGATGGCGGTGCCGCTGCGCGTGGTCGAGGTCGTCTGCGGCGACGACACCGAGCACCGGCGCCGGGTCGAGGCGCGCTTCGAGTCCCGTGACCACGACGGCGTGCCGGACTGGGTGCGGGTCCTGGAGCGCCAGTCCGAGTACGAGCCGTACCTGGGCCCGCGCCTGGTCGTCGACACGTTCCTGGCCAAGGACCCGGTCCCGCAGGTGGTCGGTTATTTGAGCTAG
- the murA gene encoding UDP-N-acetylglucosamine 1-carboxyvinyltransferase — protein sequence MTDDVLIVHGGTPLQGQIRVRGAKNLVSKAMVAALLGETPSRLYDVPRIRDVEVVRGLLGLHGVKVSDGAEDGELVMDPTNVESASTDEINVHAGSSRIPILLCGPLLHRLGHAFIPDLGGCHIGPRPIDFHIRALREFGAVVDKTPEGMHLSAPNGLHGAKLELPYPSVGATEQVLLTAVRAEGVTELRNAAIEPEIIDLICILQKMGAIITVHTDRMIEIQGVPKLYGYEHKPIPDRIEAASWAAAALATRGEIEVIGARQADMMTFLNVYRNIGGELKITDDRVARPGVAGAEGGIKFWHPGTELKAVALETDVHPGFMTDWQQPLVVALTQARGISIVHETVYEQRLGYTEALNSMGATIQVYRDCLGGTPCRFGRRNFMHSAVIAGPSKLHAADLVIPDLRAGFAHLIAALAAEGTSRVYGVNLIKRGYEDFEQKLAALGAHVERP from the coding sequence TTGACCGACGATGTCCTGATCGTGCACGGCGGTACGCCGCTGCAGGGACAGATCCGGGTCCGTGGCGCCAAGAACCTGGTCTCCAAGGCAATGGTCGCCGCCCTGCTGGGCGAGACGCCGAGCCGCCTCTACGACGTGCCGCGGATCCGCGACGTCGAGGTCGTCCGCGGCCTGCTCGGCCTGCACGGCGTCAAGGTGAGTGACGGCGCCGAGGACGGCGAGCTGGTGATGGACCCCACGAACGTGGAGAGCGCCAGCACCGACGAGATCAACGTGCACGCCGGCTCGAGCCGGATCCCGATCCTGCTCTGCGGCCCGCTGCTGCACCGGCTCGGGCACGCGTTCATCCCGGACCTGGGCGGCTGCCACATCGGCCCGCGTCCGATCGACTTCCACATCCGGGCGCTGCGCGAGTTCGGCGCGGTCGTCGACAAGACGCCCGAGGGCATGCACCTGAGCGCCCCGAACGGGCTGCACGGCGCCAAGCTGGAGCTGCCGTACCCGAGCGTCGGCGCGACCGAGCAGGTGCTGCTCACCGCGGTCCGCGCGGAGGGCGTCACCGAGCTGCGCAACGCCGCGATCGAGCCGGAGATCATCGACCTGATCTGCATCCTGCAGAAGATGGGCGCGATCATCACGGTGCACACCGACCGGATGATCGAGATCCAGGGCGTGCCGAAGCTCTACGGCTACGAGCACAAGCCGATCCCGGACCGGATCGAGGCCGCCAGCTGGGCCGCCGCCGCGCTCGCCACCCGTGGCGAGATCGAGGTGATCGGCGCCCGGCAGGCCGACATGATGACGTTCCTGAACGTCTACCGGAACATCGGTGGCGAGCTGAAGATCACCGACGACCGGGTGGCCCGGCCGGGCGTGGCCGGCGCCGAGGGTGGCATCAAGTTCTGGCACCCGGGCACCGAGCTCAAGGCCGTCGCCCTGGAGACGGACGTGCACCCCGGTTTCATGACCGACTGGCAGCAGCCCCTGGTGGTCGCCCTGACCCAGGCCCGCGGCATCTCGATCGTGCACGAGACGGTGTACGAGCAGCGGCTCGGCTACACCGAGGCGCTCAACTCGATGGGCGCGACGATCCAGGTGTACCGGGACTGCCTCGGCGGCACCCCGTGCCGCTTCGGCCGCCGCAACTTCATGCACTCCGCGGTGATCGCCGGCCCGTCCAAGCTGCACGCGGCCGACCTGGTCATCCCGGACCTGCGGGCCGGCTTCGCGCACCTGATCGCGGCGCTGGCCGCCGAGGGCACCTCGCGGGTCTACGGCGTGAACCTGATCAAGCGGGGCTACGAGGACTTCGAGCAGAAGCTGGCCGCCCTGGGCGCGCACGTCGAGCGTCCCTGA
- a CDS encoding helix-turn-helix domain-containing protein, whose amino-acid sequence MDQPAPPLAVIAAALRRERDRAGISLAELARRAGLAKSTLSQLESGAGNPSIETLWALGVALGVPFSRLVEPEPTRVRVIRAGEGATRLRADRADFVATLLATGSPHVRRDLYLMELEPGEAREAEAHIPGSVEHIVVGSGRIRTGPTEEPVEVGPGDYVTFPGDVPHRYEALEPSWAVLVMEHR is encoded by the coding sequence ATGGATCAACCGGCGCCGCCGCTCGCCGTGATCGCCGCCGCCCTGCGCCGCGAACGGGACCGCGCCGGCATCTCGCTGGCCGAGCTGGCCCGCCGCGCCGGGCTGGCCAAATCGACGTTGTCGCAGCTGGAGTCGGGTGCCGGGAACCCGAGCATCGAGACGCTGTGGGCGCTCGGGGTGGCGCTGGGCGTGCCGTTCAGCCGGCTCGTCGAGCCGGAGCCGACCCGGGTCCGGGTGATCCGGGCCGGCGAGGGCGCGACCCGGCTGCGGGCGGACCGGGCCGACTTCGTGGCGACCCTGCTGGCGACCGGTTCACCGCACGTACGGCGGGATCTGTATCTGATGGAGCTCGAACCGGGCGAGGCCCGGGAGGCCGAGGCGCACATCCCGGGCAGCGTGGAGCACATCGTGGTCGGCTCCGGACGGATCCGGACCGGGCCGACCGAGGAGCCGGTGGAGGTCGGGCCGGGCGACTACGTGACGTTCCCCGGGGACGTGCCGCACCGGTACGAGGCGCTCGAACCCTCGTGGGCGGTCCTGGTCATGGAGCATCGGTAG
- a CDS encoding ABC-2 family transporter protein, with protein MASSTLGGRPAGYDTQQLATYVWLGQGLLSVVMLWGWAELAERIRTGDVAADLLRPVPPLTAYLAADLGRAGHAMLTRFVAPVVVGALCFPLRVPTRWQTVPLFLVSVLLAVVVSFGCRFLVNATAYWLHDARGPILMWVLGAGVLGGLYFPLRLLPHWAALTLWLATPLPSILQTPLDVAAERDGPGLQVGLVVLQAGWAVVLLTLAWLVQRRAERRLVVQGG; from the coding sequence GTGGCTTCGAGCACACTCGGCGGCCGCCCCGCGGGGTACGACACGCAGCAGCTCGCCACGTACGTCTGGTTGGGGCAAGGTTTACTCAGCGTAGTCATGCTGTGGGGCTGGGCGGAGCTCGCCGAACGCATCCGCACTGGCGACGTCGCCGCCGATCTGTTACGTCCGGTGCCCCCGCTGACCGCCTACCTGGCCGCTGACCTGGGCCGGGCCGGCCACGCGATGCTGACCAGGTTCGTCGCGCCGGTGGTGGTCGGCGCCCTGTGCTTCCCCCTGCGGGTGCCGACGCGCTGGCAGACGGTCCCGTTGTTCCTGGTGTCGGTGCTGCTCGCGGTGGTGGTCAGTTTCGGCTGCCGGTTCCTGGTGAACGCGACCGCGTACTGGCTGCACGACGCCCGCGGCCCGATCCTGATGTGGGTGCTGGGCGCCGGGGTGCTGGGTGGCCTCTACTTCCCGTTGCGGCTCTTGCCGCACTGGGCGGCGCTCACGTTGTGGCTGGCCACGCCGTTGCCGAGCATTCTGCAGACGCCGCTGGACGTGGCCGCCGAGCGGGACGGCCCGGGCCTGCAGGTGGGTCTGGTCGTCCTCCAGGCGGGCTGGGCGGTCGTGCTTCTGACACTGGCCTGGCTGGTGCAGCGGCGGGCCGAGCGCCGCCTGGTGGTGCAGGGTGGGTGA
- the erpA gene encoding iron-sulfur cluster insertion protein ErpA, whose protein sequence is MTTEAHTESTEATAPTGINLTDVAAVKVKALIEQEGRDDLRLRIAVQPGGCSGLRYQLFFDERSLDGDVVSDFDGVEVVVDRMSSPYLAGATIDFADRIDAQGFTIDNPNAQNSCACGDSFH, encoded by the coding sequence GTGACCACTGAAGCGCACACCGAGTCGACCGAGGCGACTGCCCCGACCGGCATCAACCTCACCGACGTCGCCGCGGTGAAGGTCAAGGCCCTGATCGAGCAGGAAGGGCGCGACGACCTGCGCCTGCGTATCGCCGTACAGCCCGGTGGCTGCTCCGGCCTGCGCTACCAGCTCTTCTTCGACGAGCGTTCGCTCGACGGCGACGTCGTGAGCGACTTCGACGGCGTCGAGGTCGTGGTGGACCGGATGTCCTCGCCCTACCTGGCCGGCGCCACCATCGACTTCGCCGACCGGATCGACGCGCAGGGCTTCACGATCGACAACCCGAACGCGCAGAACTCCTGCGCCTGTGGTGACTCGTTCCACTGA
- the nadA gene encoding quinolinate synthase NadA, with translation MNLVTATWTEPGNTPVALLLLGKGTDPASERGVDCPGDLPAPSDPDLVARATAAKAALGDRVFVLGHHYQRDEVIQFADVTGDSFRLAQQAAARPDAEFIVFCGVHFMAESADILTKPEQRVLLPDLAAGCSMADMAVLGQVETAWEHFQDLGIAGDIVPVTYMNSSADIKGFVGRNDGVVCTSSNAKRALDWSFEQGSKVFFLPDQHLGRNTAVLEMGFDLDDCVLYDPHKPHGGLTDEQLRGAKMILWRGHCSVHGRFTIDSVRDVRERVPGVNVLVHPECKHDVVRAADYVGSTEYIIKALDAAPAGSAWAVGTELNLVRRMALAHPDKQIMFLDRTVCYCSTMNRIDLPHLVWTLEELVAGRVPNVITVDEKTAREARVALDQMLALP, from the coding sequence ATGAATCTCGTGACGGCGACCTGGACCGAACCTGGAAACACCCCTGTCGCGCTGCTGCTTCTCGGCAAAGGCACCGACCCGGCGAGCGAGCGGGGCGTCGACTGCCCCGGTGATCTGCCCGCCCCCAGCGACCCCGACCTGGTCGCCCGCGCGACGGCGGCGAAGGCCGCGCTCGGCGACCGGGTGTTCGTGCTCGGGCACCACTACCAGCGCGACGAGGTGATCCAGTTCGCCGATGTCACCGGCGACTCGTTCAGGCTGGCCCAGCAGGCGGCGGCCCGGCCGGACGCGGAGTTCATCGTCTTCTGCGGCGTGCACTTCATGGCCGAGAGCGCGGACATCCTGACCAAGCCCGAGCAGCGGGTGCTCCTGCCCGACCTGGCGGCCGGCTGCTCGATGGCCGACATGGCGGTGCTCGGCCAGGTGGAGACCGCCTGGGAGCACTTCCAGGACCTGGGCATCGCGGGCGACATCGTCCCGGTGACCTACATGAACTCGTCGGCCGACATCAAGGGCTTCGTCGGCCGCAACGACGGCGTGGTCTGCACCTCGTCGAACGCCAAGCGCGCGCTGGACTGGTCGTTCGAGCAGGGCTCCAAGGTCTTCTTCCTGCCCGACCAGCACCTGGGCCGCAACACCGCGGTGCTGGAGATGGGCTTCGACCTGGACGACTGCGTCCTCTACGACCCGCACAAGCCGCACGGTGGCCTGACCGACGAGCAGCTGCGCGGCGCCAAGATGATCCTGTGGCGCGGGCACTGCTCGGTGCACGGCCGGTTCACCATCGACAGCGTGCGCGACGTGCGCGAGCGGGTCCCGGGCGTGAACGTGCTGGTCCACCCGGAGTGCAAGCACGACGTGGTCCGGGCCGCCGACTACGTGGGCTCGACCGAGTACATCATCAAGGCGCTCGACGCCGCGCCGGCCGGCTCGGCCTGGGCCGTCGGCACCGAGCTGAACCTGGTGCGCCGGATGGCCCTGGCCCACCCGGACAAGCAGATCATGTTCCTCGACCGGACGGTCTGCTACTGCTCGACGATGAACCGGATCGACCTCCCCCACCTGGTCTGGACGCTGGAGGAACTGGTCGCCGGCCGAGTGCCGAACGTGATCACGGTGGACGAGAAAACCGCCCGCGAGGCCCGGGTCGCGCTCGATCAGATGCTCGCGTTGCCGTAA
- a CDS encoding ABC transporter permease: MGELRAYAALAAAQARSVYSYRTSFLIELFGNVGATVFDVLTLLVLFRATDRIGGFDLPEALLMTSITTSGFALADFAVGNVDHLKTYVRSGTLDAVLVRPLGTLPQLLLMDLPIRKLLRVVFGFGVLVVALGMNDIHWTPARVLLVTLSPLCCAVFMGSIFVISASLAFWWVESGEIGSAFTYGGRDFASYPITVYGPAFRALFAYALGFAFIGYQPALTLLGRADPLGLPAWSGFAAPLVAAVAVGVAATVWHVGIRQYRSTGS, from the coding sequence GTGGGTGAGCTCCGGGCCTACGCGGCGCTGGCCGCCGCCCAGGCGCGATCGGTCTACTCCTATCGCACGTCGTTCCTGATCGAGTTGTTCGGCAATGTCGGCGCCACCGTCTTCGACGTGCTCACGCTGCTGGTGCTGTTCCGCGCCACCGACCGGATCGGCGGCTTCGACCTGCCCGAGGCGTTGCTGATGACCAGCATCACGACGTCCGGGTTCGCGCTCGCCGACTTCGCGGTCGGCAACGTCGATCACCTCAAGACGTATGTGCGGTCCGGCACCCTGGACGCGGTGCTGGTCCGCCCGCTCGGCACGTTGCCCCAGTTGCTGTTGATGGACCTGCCGATCCGCAAGCTGCTGCGGGTGGTGTTCGGCTTCGGCGTGCTGGTCGTGGCGCTCGGCATGAACGACATCCACTGGACACCGGCCCGAGTGTTGTTGGTCACCCTGTCGCCGCTGTGCTGTGCGGTGTTCATGGGCTCGATCTTCGTGATCAGTGCGAGTCTCGCGTTCTGGTGGGTCGAGTCCGGCGAGATCGGCAGCGCGTTCACCTATGGCGGGCGGGATTTCGCGTCGTACCCGATCACGGTCTACGGGCCGGCGTTCCGCGCGCTGTTCGCGTACGCCCTCGGGTTTGCCTTCATCGGTTATCAGCCGGCGCTGACCCTGCTGGGCCGCGCCGATCCGCTCGGCCTGCCGGCCTGGTCCGGTTTCGCCGCACCCCTGGTCGCGGCGGTCGCCGTGGGCGTCGCCGCGACCGTCTGGCACGTCGGAATCCGGCAGTACAGGAGCACAGGCTCATGA
- a CDS encoding AzlC family ABC transporter permease, whose translation MGTVYRTPPPATRTRPRDVAALAAATLATGASFGAIAIAYGLPPWVPSLMSIVVFAGGAQFLAAGLFAAGNPFAAVLAGLLLNARHLPFGLAVADTLGPRLRDRLIGSHLMTDEVVAFTLAEETPAARRRVYWLVAIALVISWNVGTALGVLLGGVVGDPNTFGLDAAFPAALIALILPSMRDRDTRRVALVGAAAAVLLTPVLPAGLPVLAALLGLVVLIRPRARAEEPSC comes from the coding sequence ATGGGTACGGTATATCGAACGCCCCCGCCCGCGACGCGAACCCGCCCCCGCGACGTGGCCGCGCTGGCCGCCGCGACGCTGGCGACCGGCGCCTCGTTCGGGGCCATCGCCATCGCGTACGGACTGCCGCCCTGGGTCCCGTCCCTGATGTCGATCGTGGTCTTCGCCGGCGGCGCCCAGTTCCTCGCCGCCGGCCTGTTCGCCGCGGGCAACCCGTTCGCCGCGGTCCTGGCCGGTCTCCTGCTGAACGCCCGGCACCTCCCGTTCGGCCTGGCGGTCGCGGACACCCTGGGCCCGCGCCTGCGGGACCGCCTGATCGGCAGCCACCTGATGACCGACGAGGTGGTCGCGTTCACCCTGGCCGAGGAGACCCCGGCCGCCCGCCGCCGGGTCTACTGGCTGGTCGCGATCGCCCTGGTGATCTCCTGGAACGTGGGCACGGCGCTGGGCGTCCTGCTCGGCGGCGTGGTCGGCGACCCGAACACGTTCGGCCTGGACGCGGCGTTCCCGGCGGCCCTGATCGCCCTGATCCTGCCGTCGATGCGGGACCGCGACACCCGCCGCGTCGCGCTGGTCGGCGCCGCGGCCGCGGTGCTGCTGACCCCGGTCCTCCCGGCCGGCCTCCCGGTCCTGGCCGCGCTGCTGGGCCTGGTCGTCCTGATCCGCCCGCGGGCCCGCGCCGAGGAGCCGTCATGTTGA